Proteins co-encoded in one Malus sylvestris chromosome 7, drMalSylv7.2, whole genome shotgun sequence genomic window:
- the LOC126629417 gene encoding uncharacterized protein LOC126629417 codes for MASTMCLKNIAVLALSLAVCVQATLGGITCENLDHDACAFAVSSSGKRCVLEKHVRRSGEEAYTCRTSEIEADKLKDWIESETCIKSCGLDRKSYGISSDSLLESSFTQKLCSPQCYGSCPNIVDLYFNLAAGEGVFLPTLCAAQGANARREMSEIRSSGYVAPGPINAKLTAPGPINSVNLATDYPPVEVAPAQAPF; via the exons ATGGCTTCTACCATGTGCTTGAAGAACATCGCAGTGTTGGCTCTTTCCCTTGCCGTTTGTGTCCAAGCCACTCTAG GAGGAATAACATGTGAGAATCTAGACCACGATGCATGCGCATTCGCGGTGTCATCGTCCGGCAAACGCTGTGTGCTTGAGAAGCACGTGAGAAGAAGCGGGGAGGAAGCGTACACGTGCCGAACATCAGAAATTGAGGCCGATAAGTTAAAGGACTGGATCGAGAGCGAGACGTGCATCAAGTCTTGTGGGCTTGATCGCAAATCCTACGGCATCTCATCAGACTCTCTCCTGGAGTCTAGCTTCACACAAAAACTTTGCTCCCCTCAGTGCTACGGCAGCTGCCCCAACATTGTTGACCTTTACTTCAATCTTGCTGCTGGTGAAG GTGTATTTCTACCAACACTATGTGCAGCACAAGGAGCAAATGCTCGTCGAGAGATGTCGGAGATTCGTAGCTCTGGATACGTCGCACCGGGACCAATCAACGCGAAATTGACAGCACCAGGACCAATCAACTCAGTGAACTTGGCAACTGATTATCCACCAGTGGAGGTTGCCCCAGCACAGGCTCCTTTCTAA